One window of the Chryseobacterium camelliae genome contains the following:
- a CDS encoding conjugal transfer protein TraD has protein sequence MEIVIVICLLIVIVLLLQDKIVIHKRSEQKPTQEKVNPNLPDIMGQPKRVRSHSLPNTANESQITEPEINPDNLDIEYDENENVSIQIPQEELDEVFSNMPDLEEEEEEWNRYGISGGDNGFAQGVTYDELSSVGALLQKENLEQAQKETAVAIVQKLQGTELFSLLENSIEGASRKIAELLDSTLSSESDDGSSTLRKSDLGDFDIGEFV, from the coding sequence ATGGAAATAGTAATTGTGATTTGCCTGCTGATAGTCATTGTCCTGCTTTTGCAGGATAAGATTGTCATTCATAAAAGGTCGGAGCAAAAGCCCACACAGGAAAAAGTTAACCCGAACCTGCCCGATATTATGGGGCAGCCCAAGCGAGTAAGAAGCCATTCCCTGCCAAACACTGCCAATGAAAGCCAAATAACGGAACCGGAGATAAACCCTGATAATTTAGACATCGAATACGACGAAAACGAAAACGTCAGCATTCAAATTCCGCAGGAAGAACTGGACGAAGTTTTCAGCAATATGCCTGATTTGGAAGAAGAGGAAGAAGAATGGAACAGGTACGGAATATCCGGTGGCGATAACGGTTTTGCCCAAGGGGTTACCTACGACGAACTAAGCTCCGTAGGCGCATTGCTCCAAAAAGAGAATTTGGAACAGGCTCAAAAGGAAACAGCGGTAGCCATAGTTCAGAAATTACAGGGAACCGAATTATTCAGCTTACTGGAAAATTCCATTGAGGGTGCTTCCCGAAAAATTGCCGAGCTTTTGGATAGCACACTTTCATCTGAAAGCGACGACGGTTCTTCCACCTTGCGGAAAAGTGATTTGGGTGATTTTGACATTGGGGAGTTTGTATAG
- a CDS encoding DUF3408 domain-containing protein codes for MEKDNKRKVTPDINEEMMMNLMVDGIKKDGLQLPPEPAEEQVKEAVKDEVQQEELSQSKPAQRERNRTKKNLDGSYGEHFLKTHSMTKRGDKSIYIRQEYHERLSRIVQVIGKDAIPLYAYLDNILEHHFEMFEKAITDDFNEKFKPIF; via the coding sequence ATGGAAAAAGACAATAAAAGAAAAGTAACGCCGGACATTAACGAGGAAATGATGATGAACCTGATGGTGGATGGTATTAAAAAGGATGGTTTGCAGCTACCGCCTGAACCTGCCGAAGAGCAGGTAAAGGAAGCTGTAAAAGACGAGGTGCAGCAGGAAGAATTATCACAAAGCAAACCCGCACAACGGGAAAGGAACCGCACCAAGAAAAACCTTGACGGAAGCTACGGCGAACACTTTTTGAAAACCCACTCGATGACAAAGCGGGGCGATAAAAGCATTTATATCCGGCAGGAATACCACGAACGCCTATCCCGCATTGTACAGGTCATTGGTAAAGATGCCATACCCTTGTATGCCTATCTTGATAACATACTGGAGCATCATTTTGAAATGTTTGAAAAAGCCATTACCGATGATTTCAACGAAAAGTTTAAACCCATTTTTTAA
- a CDS encoding ParA family protein, with protein sequence MDTKKKPLFVAFSSQKGGVGKSTFTTLVASTMHYRLGYNVAVFDADFPQHSLMKMKTRDLAMVMENEALKKLAYKQFTTINKKAYPIMQHKADSVLDAAHEFVNTSPVPLDVLFFDLPGTVNTPGILKALAGMHHIFTPITADRVVMESTLIFTQLLQDVIMKKGETSIQTINLFWNQVDGRESTPLYDVYNQLIGQLGLSLMQSQIKNSTRFRKESEADSKTVFRSTVMPPDERLMKACQLDLFISEFLNIIQL encoded by the coding sequence ATGGACACAAAAAAGAAACCTCTGTTCGTTGCCTTTTCTTCTCAAAAAGGCGGTGTTGGCAAAAGCACATTTACTACGCTTGTCGCCAGTACGATGCACTATCGGTTGGGCTACAACGTAGCCGTATTTGATGCGGATTTTCCGCAGCACAGCCTGATGAAAATGAAAACCCGTGATTTGGCAATGGTAATGGAAAATGAGGCTTTGAAAAAACTGGCGTATAAGCAGTTTACCACCATCAACAAAAAAGCCTATCCCATTATGCAGCACAAAGCGGACAGCGTACTCGATGCGGCGCACGAATTTGTAAACACTTCTCCCGTTCCGCTTGATGTGCTGTTCTTCGACCTGCCCGGAACCGTGAACACGCCCGGCATCCTGAAAGCATTGGCGGGAATGCACCACATTTTTACGCCCATTACGGCAGACCGTGTGGTAATGGAAAGTACACTCATCTTCACGCAGCTTTTACAGGATGTGATTATGAAAAAGGGCGAAACTTCCATACAAACCATTAACCTGTTTTGGAACCAGGTGGACGGCAGGGAAAGCACACCCTTATATGACGTGTACAATCAGCTTATCGGGCAACTGGGATTAAGCCTGATGCAAAGTCAAATCAAGAACAGCACCCGTTTTCGCAAGGAAAGCGAAGCGGACAGCAAAACGGTTTTCCGTTCTACGGTAATGCCACCTGATGAGCGTTTGATGAAAGCCTGTCAGTTAGACCTGTTCATCAGCGAATTTTTAAACATCATTCAATTGTAG
- the mobA gene encoding conjugal transfer protein MobA codes for MNDNNKKQLKKTGRRPKEDPATIRYTISFNEQEHARFLALFDKSGMQVKAHFITSCIFNKTIKTIQIDKGTVDFYMRLTSFHSQFRSIGVNYNQIVKLLYKNFSEKKAAAFLYKLEKQTAEMAMLCQKIIQISEEFEAKHLKK; via the coding sequence ATGAACGATAACAACAAAAAGCAATTGAAAAAGACCGGACGCCGCCCCAAAGAAGACCCGGCGACAATACGGTACACCATTTCCTTTAACGAGCAGGAACACGCCCGTTTTCTTGCCCTGTTTGATAAATCAGGTATGCAGGTAAAGGCGCACTTTATAACGTCCTGCATCTTTAACAAGACCATAAAGACCATTCAGATTGACAAGGGAACGGTTGATTTTTATATGCGGCTGACCTCTTTTCATAGCCAGTTCCGTTCCATAGGTGTAAACTATAACCAAATTGTAAAGCTGCTGTACAAGAATTTTTCCGAGAAAAAAGCCGCAGCGTTTCTGTACAAACTGGAAAAGCAGACGGCTGAAATGGCAATGCTATGTCAGAAAATCATCCAAATAAGCGAGGAATTTGAAGCCAAACACCTGAAAAAATAG
- the mobB gene encoding conjugal transfer protein MobB, with the protein MIAKIGRSANLYGALAYNQLKVENENGQILFANKMIETASGHYSVAQLAQSFAPYLIANRNTEKHTLHISLNPDPNDKVSDDKFREMAEQYMREMGYGEQPFVVFKHTDIDRSHIHIVSVCVDEQGKKISDKFEKMRSMNVCRELERQHGLIPATDKEHKQNDKIFRPVDYRAGDVKSQIAWVVRHLPNYYKFQTLGEYNALLSLFNVTTEKVEGELQGKMRQGLLYIPLNEKGERAGHPFKASLFGKNAGLPALELHFAKCKEDLKDHPSKQTLKAAISIALKSTNDEQAFKKQLSEQGINVVVRRNDTGRIYGITFIDHNSKAVWNGSRLAKELSANTFNDYWNNNIKPEIKEPVVQLPKTSTSNDADLPAEEPHHLFDFLNTTEKHEDGLIEAFGGLLPEAQGDDYEEQDFANKMKKKKKEDCKRSDFGIKNLFLKRFIELSLYNSERI; encoded by the coding sequence ATGATAGCAAAAATCGGAAGAAGCGCAAATTTATACGGAGCATTGGCGTACAATCAGCTTAAAGTAGAGAATGAAAACGGGCAGATTTTGTTTGCCAATAAGATGATTGAAACCGCAAGCGGTCATTATTCCGTGGCACAATTAGCCCAGTCTTTTGCCCCTTACCTGATAGCGAACCGCAATACCGAGAAACATACGTTGCATATTTCGCTTAATCCTGACCCGAACGACAAGGTAAGCGATGATAAGTTTAGGGAAATGGCAGAACAGTATATGCGGGAAATGGGTTACGGCGAACAGCCTTTTGTGGTATTCAAACACACGGATATTGACCGCAGCCATATACACATTGTATCGGTTTGCGTGGACGAGCAGGGCAAAAAGATTTCGGACAAATTCGAGAAAATGCGGTCTATGAATGTGTGCCGTGAACTGGAAAGACAACACGGCTTGATACCCGCAACCGATAAAGAACACAAGCAGAACGACAAGATTTTCCGTCCGGTAGATTATCGGGCAGGCGATGTGAAAAGCCAAATCGCTTGGGTTGTCCGCCACCTACCGAATTATTATAAGTTTCAGACTTTGGGCGAATACAATGCCTTGCTTTCCCTGTTTAATGTTACCACCGAAAAAGTGGAGGGCGAATTGCAGGGAAAAATGCGGCAAGGCTTATTATATATTCCTTTAAACGAGAAAGGCGAAAGAGCCGGGCATCCGTTCAAGGCTTCGTTGTTTGGTAAAAATGCAGGGCTTCCGGCTTTGGAACTGCATTTTGCAAAATGCAAAGAGGATTTAAAAGACCACCCAAGTAAGCAGACCCTAAAAGCTGCAATTTCTATTGCTCTGAAATCCACAAATGATGAGCAGGCTTTTAAAAAGCAGTTGAGTGAACAGGGCATTAATGTAGTGGTCCGCCGGAACGATACAGGTCGTATTTATGGTATCACTTTCATAGACCACAATTCAAAGGCGGTTTGGAACGGTTCACGCTTAGCAAAGGAACTTTCTGCCAATACCTTTAATGATTATTGGAACAATAATATCAAACCGGAGATTAAAGAACCTGTCGTACAACTTCCAAAAACATCCACATCAAATGATGCAGATCTTCCTGCGGAAGAACCTCATCATTTGTTCGACTTCCTGAATACTACTGAAAAACACGAAGACGGTTTGATTGAGGCATTTGGCGGTTTGTTACCCGAAGCACAGGGCGATGATTACGAGGAACAGGATTTTGCTAACAAAATGAAGAAGAAAAAAAAAGAAGACTGTAAGAGGTCAGATTTTGGAATTAAAAATCTGTTTTTAAAAAGATTTATTGAGCTGTCACTTTATAATTCTGAAAGAATTTGA
- a CDS encoding ArsR/SmtB family transcription factor has protein sequence MDNNSCIRQQADIKQINRCKDRVSELNGSFDYLSNGLELAGNNVRLKILFLLYEEKRLCVCDISDILGMTISAVSQHLRKLKDRKLIETEREAQTIFHSLTKEYEKMLKPFFKILDENKILETI, from the coding sequence ATGGACAATAATTCTTGCATACGACAACAAGCAGACATTAAACAAATAAACCGCTGTAAAGACCGAGTTTCAGAACTCAACGGTTCTTTTGACTATTTATCGAACGGACTTGAATTAGCGGGAAACAATGTAAGACTGAAAATACTCTTTCTACTTTATGAAGAAAAACGACTTTGTGTTTGTGATATAAGTGATATTCTTGGTATGACAATTTCAGCGGTTTCACAACACTTGCGGAAACTCAAAGACAGAAAACTTATTGAAACCGAACGAGAAGCTCAAACTATTTTTCACTCACTGACTAAAGAGTATGAAAAAATGCTGAAACCATTTTTCAAAATACTTGACGAAAACAAAATATTAGAAACAATATGA
- the merTP gene encoding mercuric transport protein MerTP: MKTDKKLIGAGLLTTIAASLCCITPVLALIAGTSGLASTFSWLEPFRPYFIGLTILVLGFAWYQKLKPKKQIDCNCETEEKPKFIQSKMFLGIVTAFAIVMLAFPYYSSIFYPKTEKQIIAVDKSNIQKVEFTISGMTCASCGEHVNHEVNKLTGIISSNASYEKGNAIVEFDNSKTNISEVEKAINSTGYSVTDKK, translated from the coding sequence ATGAAAACTGACAAAAAATTAATTGGTGCAGGACTTTTGACTACAATTGCAGCTTCTCTTTGTTGCATCACACCAGTATTGGCTCTTATTGCAGGAACAAGCGGTCTTGCTTCCACTTTTTCTTGGCTTGAACCTTTTCGACCCTATTTTATCGGGTTGACAATTTTGGTTCTTGGTTTTGCTTGGTATCAAAAGTTGAAACCCAAAAAGCAGATAGATTGCAATTGTGAGACAGAAGAAAAACCAAAATTCATTCAGTCAAAAATGTTTTTAGGAATTGTAACAGCATTTGCAATCGTAATGCTTGCCTTTCCATACTACTCAAGCATTTTCTACCCAAAGACAGAAAAGCAAATTATAGCGGTGGACAAATCCAATATTCAAAAAGTAGAATTTACGATTAGCGGAATGACTTGTGCAAGTTGTGGCGAACACGTAAATCACGAAGTAAATAAATTGACAGGAATAATAAGTTCAAACGCCTCATACGAAAAAGGAAACGCAATCGTGGAATTTGACAACTCAAAAACGAATATTTCTGAGGTCGAAAAAGCAATTAACTCAACAGGATATTCTGTAACCGACAAAAAATAA
- a CDS encoding GDCCVxC domain-containing (seleno)protein, with protein sequence MEIILQSTITCPNCGHKKEETMPTDACQYFYECEKCKQVLKPKQGDCCVYCSYGSVPCPPIQQDKKCC encoded by the coding sequence ATGGAAATCATATTGCAATCAACAATTACTTGCCCCAACTGCGGACACAAGAAAGAAGAAACAATGCCGACAGACGCTTGCCAATATTTCTACGAATGTGAAAAATGCAAACAAGTTCTTAAACCAAAACAAGGAGACTGTTGTGTTTATTGTAGTTACGGAAGTGTTCCTTGTCCACCAATTCAGCAGGACAAAAAATGTTGCTGA
- the mobC gene encoding conjugal transfer protein MobC, producing the protein MQGEDDLRGLAKIMAFMRAVSILLVLMHLYWFCYGFFLERGWTLEIINKILGNFDRTAGLFSHTLYTKAFALVLLALSCLGTKGVKNEKITWAKIYVALGVGFVLFFLNTPLLKLSPVIGTFLYILTISLGYIALLMAGVWMSRLLRTNLMDDVFNNENESFQQETKLMENEYSVNLPTKFYYKGKWNNGWINIVNPFRASIVLGTPGSGKSYAIVNNYIKQQIEKGFSMYIYDFKFDDLSTIAYNHLLKHRDKYKVQPKFYVINFDDPRKSHRCNPLNPDFMTDISDAYEAAYTIMLNLNRSWIQKQGDFFVESPIILLAAIIWYLKIYEDGKYCTFPHAIELLNKKYSDVFTILTSYSDLENYLSPFMDAWQGGAQDQLQGQIASAKIPLSRMISPQLYWVMTGDDFTLDINNPKEPKILCVGNNPDRQNIYSAALGLYNSRIVKLINKKGQLKSSVIIDELPTIYFRGLDNLIATARSNKVAVCLGFQDFSQLTRDYGDKESKVIQNTVGNIFSGQVVGETAKSLSERFGKVLQKRQSMTINRNDKSTSISTQLDSLIPASKISTLTQGMFVGSVSDNFDERIEQKIFHAEIVVDNDKVAAETKAYKQIPQILSFVNEQGEDKMKQQIESNYRQIKQDIVQIIEMELERIKNDPDLQHLVQQE; encoded by the coding sequence ATGCAGGGAGAAGACGATTTAAGAGGTTTAGCCAAAATAATGGCTTTTATGCGGGCAGTCAGTATTCTTTTGGTGCTGATGCACCTTTATTGGTTCTGCTACGGGTTCTTTTTAGAACGTGGTTGGACGTTGGAAATAATCAACAAGATATTAGGCAATTTCGACCGGACGGCGGGCTTGTTTTCACATACCCTTTATACCAAGGCGTTCGCTTTGGTTTTGCTTGCTTTGAGTTGTTTGGGAACGAAAGGCGTAAAGAATGAGAAGATAACCTGGGCTAAAATCTACGTGGCTTTGGGCGTTGGTTTTGTGCTGTTCTTTCTGAACACGCCGTTGTTAAAGCTATCTCCGGTAATAGGCACATTTCTGTATATCCTTACTATCTCGTTAGGTTATATTGCTTTGCTGATGGCGGGCGTATGGATGAGCCGCTTGCTTCGTACCAACTTAATGGACGATGTTTTCAACAACGAGAACGAGAGCTTTCAACAGGAAACAAAGCTGATGGAAAATGAATATTCCGTTAACCTGCCCACCAAATTTTACTACAAAGGCAAATGGAACAACGGTTGGATAAACATTGTAAATCCTTTCAGGGCATCAATCGTGTTGGGTACTCCGGGTTCCGGTAAATCTTATGCCATCGTAAACAACTACATCAAGCAGCAGATTGAGAAAGGCTTTAGTATGTATATATATGATTTTAAATTTGACGACCTTTCCACCATTGCCTACAATCATTTATTGAAGCATCGGGATAAGTACAAAGTTCAACCAAAATTCTATGTGATAAATTTCGATGACCCACGCAAGAGCCATAGGTGCAATCCACTCAATCCCGATTTTATGACAGACATTTCCGACGCTTACGAAGCGGCTTACACCATAATGCTGAACCTCAACCGTAGCTGGATACAGAAGCAAGGGGATTTTTTCGTGGAAAGCCCAATTATCCTATTGGCTGCCATTATTTGGTATCTGAAAATCTATGAGGATGGTAAGTATTGTACATTCCCGCACGCCATTGAATTGCTGAATAAAAAGTATTCGGACGTATTTACCATTCTGACCTCATATTCCGATTTGGAAAACTATCTTTCTCCGTTTATGGATGCCTGGCAAGGTGGCGCACAAGACCAATTGCAGGGACAGATTGCATCGGCAAAAATCCCTTTGTCAAGAATGATTAGCCCGCAGTTGTATTGGGTTATGACTGGCGATGACTTTACGCTCGACATCAATAACCCAAAAGAGCCTAAAATTTTGTGCGTGGGTAATAATCCCGACCGCCAAAATATCTACTCCGCAGCATTGGGTTTGTACAATTCCCGTATTGTTAAGCTCATCAACAAAAAAGGGCAATTAAAGAGTTCAGTAATCATAGATGAGCTGCCCACAATTTATTTTAGGGGACTGGATAATCTTATCGCAACAGCGAGAAGTAATAAGGTGGCTGTATGTTTGGGCTTTCAAGACTTTTCGCAATTAACGAGGGATTACGGCGACAAAGAAAGTAAGGTAATACAGAATACCGTCGGCAATATATTCAGTGGTCAGGTGGTTGGAGAAACGGCAAAAAGCCTTTCGGAACGCTTCGGAAAAGTATTGCAGAAACGCCAGAGTATGACCATTAACCGCAACGATAAATCTACCTCAATTTCCACACAATTAGACAGCCTTATTCCGGCTTCCAAAATTTCAACTTTGACACAGGGTATGTTCGTAGGTTCTGTATCGGATAACTTTGATGAGCGCATCGAGCAAAAGATTTTCCACGCTGAAATCGTGGTGGATAATGACAAGGTAGCAGCAGAAACCAAAGCCTATAAGCAAATACCGCAAATCCTTTCTTTCGTAAACGAGCAGGGCGAGGATAAAATGAAACAGCAGATTGAAAGCAACTACCGTCAGATAAAACAAGACATTGTACAGATTATCGAAATGGAATTGGAGCGTATCAAAAATGACCCGGATTTGCAACATTTGGTGCAGCAAGAATAA
- a CDS encoding TetR/AcrR family transcriptional regulator: MAKSKEVKKLDTSTEEKIKNAARIVFHKKGFAATRTRDIAEEADINLALLNYYFRSKEKLFDIIMLETVTGFMHTMATILNDEKTSLEKKVELVASHYIDFITQEPNIPIFMLNEIRNNSGGLLEKLPIKQIVMSYAFVKQHQEAVAKGKITEPNPLHFLMNLLSLVVFPFIGQPLLQGISGLDETQFNKLMQERKRLIPVWIKAMMKAK, encoded by the coding sequence ATGGCTAAAAGTAAAGAAGTAAAGAAGTTAGACACTTCTACTGAAGAAAAGATAAAGAACGCTGCTCGTATCGTATTCCATAAAAAAGGGTTTGCGGCAACACGTACAAGGGACATTGCAGAGGAAGCAGACATTAACCTTGCTTTGCTCAATTATTATTTCCGCAGTAAAGAAAAGTTGTTTGATATTATAATGCTTGAAACCGTAACGGGTTTTATGCACACTATGGCAACGATATTGAATGACGAGAAAACCTCTTTAGAAAAGAAAGTAGAATTGGTTGCTTCCCATTATATAGACTTTATTACCCAAGAGCCGAATATCCCCATTTTTATGTTGAACGAAATCCGTAACAATTCGGGCGGTCTGTTAGAAAAATTACCAATCAAACAAATAGTAATGAGTTATGCATTTGTCAAACAACATCAGGAAGCTGTTGCAAAAGGAAAAATTACCGAACCAAACCCATTGCATTTTTTGATGAATTTATTGAGCTTGGTTGTTTTTCCTTTTATCGGACAACCATTGTTACAGGGAATAAGCGGGTTGGATGAAACACAGTTTAACAAGCTGATGCAGGAGCGTAAAAGATTGATACCTGTTTGGATAAAAGCGATGATGAAAGCGAAATAA
- a CDS encoding TolC family protein, translating into MIKVIHKQKSKWLIGLLLMCSHWAMAQQNNSLTLDHCLEMAKQNYPLIKQYTLIEKTKEYSIANAQKGVLPQFNIAGQATYQSAVTQVPISLPNVDIPTMSKDQYRLYGEVSQSITDLFTVKDQKEYINANSEIETQKTEVELYKLRERINNLYFGILLIDAQIQQTELLKKDIKSGIEKTNVAIANGVALKSTADNLKAELLKADQRTIELKATRKGYADMLALFIGKSIDENTVLEKPHRQMLTPTINRPELKLYDLQKKSFDVQEKLITAKNLPRLSAFFQGGFGRPGLNMLDNDFQGYYIGGLRLSWNITGFYTYKNEKKMLANNQSLIDIQRETFLFNTNLTLKQQNADITKMQDLIETDKSIVILRESVKNTTQNQLTYGTATTNDYLIAVNAEDQAKQSLILHEIQLLMTEYNAQTTAGN; encoded by the coding sequence ATGATTAAAGTAATTCATAAACAAAAATCAAAATGGCTGATAGGCTTATTGCTGATGTGCAGCCATTGGGCAATGGCACAACAAAACAATTCATTGACCCTTGACCACTGCCTTGAAATGGCAAAACAGAATTATCCTTTGATAAAGCAGTACACGCTGATAGAAAAGACAAAGGAATATTCTATTGCCAACGCTCAAAAAGGGGTTTTACCTCAATTCAATATAGCAGGACAGGCAACCTATCAATCGGCTGTTACCCAAGTCCCGATTTCATTGCCCAATGTGGATATTCCTACAATGAGCAAAGACCAATACAGGTTATATGGCGAGGTATCGCAGTCCATTACCGACCTGTTTACCGTTAAAGACCAAAAGGAATATATCAATGCCAATTCGGAAATAGAAACACAAAAAACAGAAGTGGAACTATACAAGCTAAGGGAACGCATCAACAACCTTTATTTCGGAATATTATTGATTGATGCCCAAATCCAGCAGACCGAACTACTTAAAAAGGATATTAAAAGCGGCATCGAAAAAACCAATGTAGCCATTGCCAACGGCGTAGCATTGAAAAGCACAGCCGACAACCTGAAAGCCGAGTTGCTGAAAGCAGACCAGCGCACCATTGAACTGAAAGCCACACGCAAAGGCTATGCCGATATGCTGGCTTTGTTCATCGGCAAGTCGATTGATGAAAATACCGTTCTTGAAAAACCACATAGGCAAATGCTTACACCCACAATCAACCGCCCCGAACTGAAACTTTACGACTTACAGAAAAAATCCTTTGACGTACAGGAAAAGCTGATTACCGCTAAAAACCTGCCTCGTTTGAGTGCATTTTTTCAAGGCGGTTTTGGCAGACCTGGTTTGAATATGCTGGATAATGATTTTCAAGGTTACTATATCGGTGGTTTACGGTTGAGTTGGAACATTACAGGTTTCTATACTTATAAGAACGAAAAGAAAATGCTTGCTAACAATCAAAGTTTGATAGACATACAACGAGAAACTTTTTTGTTCAATACCAACCTCACATTGAAACAGCAAAACGCTGATATAACCAAAATGCAGGATTTGATTGAAACCGATAAGAGCATTGTTATACTTCGTGAAAGCGTAAAGAACACCACACAAAATCAACTTACTTATGGTACGGCAACCACAAACGATTACCTCATTGCGGTAAATGCCGAAGACCAGGCGAAGCAAAGTTTGATTTTACACGAAATACAGCTTTTAATGACAGAGTACAACGCTCAAACAACAGCAGGAAATTAG
- a CDS encoding HlyD family secretion protein, which translates to MYKIKTIALIASIATVLTACNNNKVSFDASGSFEAEETIISSEATGTIKQFSIEEGQTLEAGQTIGYIDSLQLYLKKKQLEAQVTAILGKKPNIPVQLSALQEQLRTAERERTRVANLVKGDAATPKQLDDINAQIEVLKKQIEAQKSTLSISSEGLGKDVVPLQVQIEQLNDQLAKCYIINPASGTVLSKYAEANEMTSAGKPLYKIANLSNIILRVYITGDQLPQAKLNQTVKVLTDDGKGGYKETAGTIIWINDKAEFTPKTIQTKDERANMVYAVKIKVKNDGLYKVGMYGEIKFQ; encoded by the coding sequence ATGTATAAAATAAAAACAATCGCATTGATAGCAAGCATCGCAACAGTGCTTACTGCTTGCAACAATAACAAAGTTTCATTTGATGCTTCGGGAAGTTTTGAGGCAGAAGAAACCATTATTTCATCGGAAGCCACAGGCACAATCAAGCAGTTCAGCATCGAAGAGGGGCAAACATTGGAAGCAGGACAAACCATTGGCTACATAGACAGCTTGCAGTTGTATCTGAAGAAAAAGCAGTTGGAAGCACAGGTTACAGCCATTTTGGGGAAAAAGCCCAATATACCTGTTCAGCTATCTGCCTTGCAGGAACAGCTTAGAACGGCTGAAAGAGAAAGGACAAGAGTTGCTAATTTGGTAAAAGGCGATGCAGCCACACCCAAACAGTTAGATGACATCAACGCACAGATTGAAGTATTGAAAAAACAAATCGAAGCACAAAAATCAACGTTGAGCATTTCAAGCGAGGGCTTAGGCAAAGACGTTGTGCCATTGCAGGTGCAGATTGAGCAACTGAACGACCAGCTTGCAAAATGCTATATCATAAATCCCGCAAGTGGAACGGTACTTTCCAAATATGCCGAAGCCAACGAAATGACGTCAGCGGGAAAACCGCTTTACAAAATCGCCAATTTATCCAACATTATTTTGAGGGTTTACATCACAGGCGACCAACTACCACAGGCAAAATTGAACCAAACAGTAAAAGTGCTTACCGATGACGGCAAAGGCGGTTACAAAGAAACCGCAGGTACAATCATTTGGATAAACGACAAAGCGGAGTTTACACCCAAAACCATTCAGACCAAAGACGAAAGGGCAAATATGGTATATGCCGTGAAGATAAAAGTTAAAAATGACGGTTTATACAAAGTAGGTATGTATGGCGAAATAAAATTCCAATAG